A stretch of DNA from Cryptomeria japonica chromosome 4, Sugi_1.0, whole genome shotgun sequence:
ctttcttcaacttacataccatgtctccatcatttgatagtgaaaatccattggctattcaatgtaaacttcttcttcttctagatcaccattcaaaaatgcggatttgacatccatttgatataccttgaaattgttgtaagtagcataagcaagaaacaatctaacaccttcaattctagcaaccagaGAAATTTTTTCTTCATGATTAATctcttcttgttgtgaatatcctttgtagaccagtctagctttatttctgactacttcatcagcttcattcaatttgttcctaaaaacccatttagtactaataacatttttatccttaggtctaggcacaatttaccaactgttgttcttttcaatatgatctaactcttcttccatggctctaatctaGTTATCATCTATACAAGattcaacaatatctttaggttcaactttagaaatcaaatatATTTCAtctacaactaaccttcttctagtcattactcctttattcttatcaccaataatctgattctcagaatgattcaatcttatatacctcaaagtcttctgattgttctgatcttcgggttcctgcacatcatcactAGTAGCAACAACATCCAAATTTACAATATCTACTAGATCATTATGCTTATGCTCTTCAagttgaataggagctaaaacaacatcttgaccttcatcataagatttgatctCCTCCCCAAGGATTccatccaccttcacacttgcactctcaactatctttcttagtctcttgttataacatcgataggcttttctatttttagaatatcccaaaaagataccttcatcacttctagcatcaaacttttcaatatcctcatctctattgatataacattttctaccaaaaaatttgaaatatttcacaataggaacatgaccaaaccaaagctcataaggggtcttaccggtatcacctttgatatgaactctattgaatgtatagactgtggTGCTAATAGCTTCTATCGAGTAGaccttcaaaacatttccttcaatcaacatcgtTCTTGTAGCATCTAAAACAGTATGGTTATTCCTTCCAACAATCTCATTTTGTTATGGGGTCCTAAGCgcagatagttgtcttttgattccatgcatctcatagaaagaGTTGAACTCACCGGAACAGagttctccacctctatcagatctcaaacacttcaactttaatctggactcagtttcaactttagctttgaatatcttaaatttctcaaatgcttttgatttttccttcaaaaagtcaacccacatcattctggaataatcatcaattagcaacataaagtatctatcaccctgcacacttctaacatttgtagatccacacaggttagtatgcacaagatataaCAATCCATCTTATGTGTaccattttctcttgaaagaaatttgtGTTTTCTTACTCAAccgatattccttacataccaaattaacaggtttaacaatcttaggaaaatccctaacaacttgtgtagaagtattcttgatcaatgaatcaaagtttatatgaaatattcttctatgccacaaccaccTCTCAtgtatcttagcaatcaaacaacttttctcactagcattcaaaagaaaaatgttaccttcaatattagttccagatgcaatctctataccagaggcattcaagatcttgcatttaccatctttgaattatagatcataacccttatcaaccattagtccaacactcaaaatattatgcttcaaaccttcaaaatataagacatcattagtgttatgctttccatcaaaatagaacctctcccacagattacataggctttgtcatctccaaatctaactattccaccatcatacctttccatgcttacaaatttgcttttatcactagtcatatgatttgaacaaccattgtcaatcacccattcacctttttcttctacctttgcagTCAAATCTTTTTCCTCAACAtagcagctagtggaatcaataggcacatgtctatcttctttaatggaaataaacacaacttcatctccttttgattcttcatctgtaataccttcatctgcagtataataacagttcttctagttctgaaacttctagttagacttataaggcttatcatacttttcatgcttctcttatctatcatttctatcaaacttatcaagcttatcatgtctgtcatacttagccattctctccatacatctagaagaaaaatttcctatcttattacaagaataacatttcaagggcaacttttcatcatacttaccgacacctttaggcaatctctgggcaatcaatgcttcaagctcatcaagctctctttctttctctattatctctctcttttctctttcatatctagatatcctccactcatcaagatcatattttttcttaccagacatagatgttgatgctttgaatgttgtctcggACTTTCCATGTGTTTCTCCAAATTCGTTCAACTCAAATGCAACGAGTTTTCCAACCAATACATTTCTTGTTACTGTAGTtacacttcagatctcatcaatagcgacaaccttatatttataagtaggaggaaaagatcttagcaccttagcaacaatctcatcttctttaaTCTTTCCACTGACAGATCTGATACCAAGGAAAAGATCATTCACcgtagccatgtatgaatgtatattctcatcatctcccatcttcaatgtctcatactttccttttaaactctacaacttagaaactttcacttgactatcaccttcatacaggatttcaaagttcacccagatctcatgtgcagtctaaagttccataacatttgtcatttcagaatcagtcaaggcattgagtaatgcttccttcgctctgatgttatattcagtttccttaacctcatcaggagtggatggtccattctgatgaacaacataggcattcttagtaatcttctaataATATTCtcttagacatttcaaatgcacctccatccgcTTCTTCCATACagtgtagttgcttccatcaaacctcagactgtccttcttgaaaagaataccttgagctgtcATTCTGggtctcctcaagcaattaagcttctattGGAGGATCCAACTCTGATACTAATTTTTAGCACcattcaagaaggaagactaagagggggggtgaatcagtcttcattggatcaaagaaaattaaacttcaaggcattaattgataaaccacaacaataacagataagaaattaacagcacaacaccaagattttgacatggaaaacccagttaagggaaaaaccacggtgggaacctacccacaataagatgatactctacagtagtatgtaaaaatattacaatggggaatgcacatgcattcaggcacactgcctagagctcactgctcaaaagatacaTGCCTGGAAGGTTACaaaccttagggaagtctcactggcttacaatATAATTTGGaatacaatctggaaggaatgaattgcaataatagcatctacaaatggttgatgacaattttggttaagcacagttgtcttctcttcaacaccaatctcaccacaatactttgttgaatgatatatcgttgttcacacatttacctctctctgataatgcagacacaataccgacacccaATTTACATCAGTATATCACCTATataaacaaatcatcaaccttgataacaaggtcagctaaaccctcaaccctcaactcataattacaaaaattaaattatacgatacaaagattgaccactagaccaatattatgatttacattacatagcatggacctaattcaaattccaaaataaTTACATCGATCACAAacccgccaagatcaaccgcaacacactacaccaccataaATACTACATAACATGTAAATTATCATCGCTTCAtataaatcaccaaaaactcacacaatgatcaatgcagattgccaaaGATATAAAGATGTATGAATATTCCTTCTCTTATTTGTTGTGCACTTtgtatcatcatcaagcatcttaTGAAGAAGATAACATGCACACAAATAATGATCAAGATAAAAGTTCAAAGATAAAGATGACAGATAAATTATAAAGTAAGGACCATGCCCCATTCCTCATTCTTGACCGCTACATGAAGATCGAGGCTTTTGTAAGATTCCTGAAAACAGGTGTAAAGAAAAGATGgaaagataaaaataattaaagAAGAAAGATCAAGGATCAAGGATTATAGtaaaaagatcaagataaaattatACAAGGTAATGTATTCAAAAGATAAATGAGCAAGAAAAAATACCAAATGACAAACAAGTCAACAACCATTATATCTTACCAAAAAGGATAAGCTCAATGTAGACACATAGCACCTAACATAGGAAAGATGCATTGATCAAGGTGTAGATAACTAGATAAAACCTAATATAGGAAGGATGCATCCATCAAGGCATGAATAGTTAAATAGATAATGATAGATACAAGATAGATGAGAAAGAAGGTATGCAAGAAGCTGACTTAGTTCAACATCAATCCCTCGCTTTCGATTTTTGTGAAAGCTCAAATATTTTTGTCTCATGAAATGTATAGTGttaactttttttgtattttggtttAAGTGTCAAATGTTTGTGATGATACTCTCTTTACAAAGGGTGAAAAGCAAGGATCCAACCCTAAAACTATGTTAAAAGAATACCCCTAATTAGGAAAAGGACTAGTTTTATTTTGATAGATGGAATGGATAAGGTAAGGTTTATTGTAGTAAGAGGATAGGCAAAACATAAATACTGATAACCAAGCCACGATAGATGGATAAATGGTACCAATAGAGTGGACCTACTATGTACAAGCTTACTAAACAATTGTGAGGGTCAAACGTAAAGTTTCTTAAGATGAATACTATTGATAAGCTCATCAAAAGATTCTCTATCAAGTGTAGCAAGTCTATAAGATCTAGATCCATAGTTAGATGTAATGACATAGGGTCCTAACCAATATAGACAATCTAAGATGAAGTTTGATAGTGTAGgccaatggcttcctcctcttcaAGGAgttgtgaagataaatattgataGCTCTTATAAGGGGAATCCTGGTCATGCAAGTTTAGATGGTAATGTTAGATATAGTTTTGGTGAtgttcaattttttctttttcatttataAAGGGTTTCATATGAATAACTTCATTGAGGTTCTCACCATCTTGTATGCTATGGAGAGAGGTTGTGATCTTGGTTGGAAAAGgattatttgtgaatctgattctaaTTCACAAGTAGTGGTGAATATGTCGAATGACCATTGCTTATATTATGCTAATTGGCATTTACATGTGCTTATTTGACAGATTCTAAGTTTGAGTAGGTCTTTAGAATTAGTTACATTTTGTCATATTCCTAGGGAATGGAATAAAGTagcgaattgtttgacaaaatagaCATTTGATTGAATGCAAGGTTGAAATATTACAAACAGGGGACATTTGCCTTTATATGTATCTCAAATGTTAAAGCAATTAGTTGTGAAGGATAGGAATGAGTAGTTCATTATTTTTCATAAGATTGTTGATCATTCTtactttgtaatttttatttttatttactaaAGTTTTAcccttttctaattttttttttgattaatatATCTTTATATTTTAATTCTTAATAAGAAGAAAATTAATCcggaaatgaaaagaaaaaaacctTGAATTCttaaatcctattaaaaatattcaattaaaatacCAACGCCTTCATTCCTCGATACTTGTTTCCTATTTGTagtcttttaaataaaagaaaatgcaAATTGTTTGTCTTCAAAAAGCACATTCATCAACCTCAAGTTAACAACTCTGAATACAAAATCATCTAATGCGGATTTTAAGCTGGCAACATGCACCAAATGCCATCCATCCGAAGCCTATAAAATTACAGGATATCCAGAGCGAATTCCCACCTGaccaagaaaaaaatttaaaaaactcacCCAGTAAATTTCTCATGGCCATCTTTGGCGTCGTGTATATATTTCAACGAGGCCTATCTTTCATAACTACCTTGGAAGCCATGATGCCAGGCGCTACAATCTTGTTAGCCTTTGCCATCGTAATCTACATTTTGCTTCTACCCACGTCATGGGGTCAAACCTCCTCGCCTCTGCAACCAATACCCACAGATTCCACCGCTCTCTTCTGTGCTCAATCTCCCTGTTCACCAAATGAAAATGAGGGCCATGACCTTTCCAATTGCCAGCAATGGAAAGAAAACGTAGAACAATTAGACGAGAAACAAGACCCACATCTGCTTGAACGTATTTCTTCTCTAAACCATGAATTCCCTGTTTCCATGGCTGATGCTCCGAACAAAAGCAATGCAGATATACCAGGGGCAGGGGAAACGGACTCTTCGTCACTTGTCCCTGCTTTTTACATTTTTGGGGACTCCACTGTAGATAGTGGGAACAATAACTATTTGGGTACTTTTGCTAGAGCTGATGTCCCTCCCTATGGCAGAGATTTTGATACCCACATGCCCACTGGCAGATTCTCCAATGGCCGCCTCACTGTAGATTATTTGGGTATGTAAATTGATCTTTGGTTTCTTGTTTATTgttaattttctttgaattttgatattctTGGCTGTTAAATTTGGGTCTAGCATATTATGCAGAggtgaagtatgatttgttgttgtgtgtgtgtatcttgcAGCTCTGTTCATGGGACTGCCATTTGTTCCAACATATCTTGGATTGGGTGGAATGGTGGAGAATATGATGCAGGGTGTTAATTTTGCATCTGCAGGAGCGGGGGTTTTGTATTCCAGCGGCGCTGATTTGGTTAGTGACTTTTCTTGTTGTTTTGCCTTGTAGCGTATAATCTTCATATTCCTTTCATTTCATAGGCTACATTTTAAGGCTCTGATCATTATGGCAATCCCTTGGAATGTACCCTGTAAACTTTGGAGGCTGCTCAAATTTAGCACTCTGTTCTTGATGGTTATGCTGAATGGGTGCAAGTCTGCAATTTATTGAACAATTTCTTGAGGGATTGTCAGCTTCTCATGGACTAGCTAGGATTTGAATTTAGTCCCACTAGTTTACTGTTGGATATTCTGAGTATGGAATGTTGCTAAGTGGGTGACAAATtctcaattcattcaacaatttattGAGATACTGTTAGCTTCTCAGGGACTAGCTAGGATTTGCGCCTAGCTCCTCTTCTCTTTGCTTGGTAGCAACGATTACATTCACTTCTAGTTATTTTACTTTGTAGCCTGTACTCTTCATATTCTTTTCATTTCACAGGCTACATTTTAAGGCTCTGTTCATTACGGCAATTCTTTGGAATGTGCCCTGTAAACCTTGGAGGTTGCTCAAATGTAACACTTCGTTCTTGATGGTCATGCTGAATGGGTGACAAGTTTGCAATTTATTGAACAATTTCTTGATGGATTATTAGCTTCTCATGGACTAGCTAGGATTTGAATTAGCCCCTCTCGTTTTACTGTTGGAGTTTCTGAGTATGGATTGTTACTAAGTGGGTGATAAATTCTCAACTCATTCAACAATTTCTTGAGGTATTGTTAGCTTCTCAGGGACTAGCTAGGATTTGAACTTAGCCCCTCTTGCCTTGTAGCCTGTAATCTTCATATTCATTTCATTTCACAGTCTGCATTTTAAGGTTCTGTTCATTATGGCAATCCCTTGGAATGTACCCTGTAAACCTTGGAGGTTGCTCAAATGTAACACTCCGTTCTTGATGGTCATGCTGAATGGGTGATAAGTTCGCAATTTATTGAACAATTTCTTGAGGGATTATTAGCTTCTCATAGACTAGCTAGGATTTGAATTTAGCCCATCTCGTTTTACTGTTGGAGTTTCCGAGTATGGACTGTTGCTAAGTGGTGACAAGTGACAAATTCTCAACTCATTGAACAACTTTTTGAGGTATTGTTAGCTTCTCAGGGACAAACTAGGATTTGAACTCAGCCCCTCTTGTCTTTGCTTGATAGCAACGATTACATTCGCTTCTAGTTATTTTTCCTTGTAGCCTGTAATCTTCATATTCTTTTCATTTCGCAGGCTGCATTTTAAGGCTCTGTTCATTATGGCAAACCCTTGGAATGTACCCTGTAAACTTTGGAGGTTTCTCAAATGCAACACTCTGTTCTTGATGGTCATGCTGAATGGGTAACAAGTTTGCAATTCATTGAACAATCTCTTGAGGGATTGTTATTTTCTCATGGACTAGCTAGGATTTGAACTTAGTCCCTCTCATTTTACTGTTGGATATTCTGAGTATGGATTGTTGCGAAGTAGGAGTGGGTGACAAGTTCTCAATTCATTGAACAATATCTTGAGGAATTATATTGAACTTCCATGGATTAGCTAGGATTTAACCTTAGACCTTCCTGTTTTACTGTTCGATATTTTGGGGACGAATTGCTGCTGAGTGGGTGAACAGTTTGCAATTTCTTGAGGGATTGTTAGCTTCTCATGGACTGGCTAGGACTCGAATTTAGCCCCTAACATTTACTGTTGGATATTCTGAGTATGCATTACTGCTGTGTGGATGGCAAGTTCACAATTCATTGTTAATAGTTTATAACTAGCTTGGATTTGAACCTAGCAGATTCCATTTACGGTTGGGCATTCCAAGTATGGATTGTTTCAGTCATCGTTTCATGAATTCCACTTTTATGTTTGGACTGCTAACCCGTCTGACACATGTTAAATTTCGAAACTAAGATTACTCTGTTTACTGCTTTACCATCGAGCTACTTGTTCTTTTTAAGTTCAAATCACATTTCATAGATTGTTTCATACATCCCCTTCTTGAATAACATTGCTGTTCCTATTAACCTGTCTCTGGTACAACTCTATGAACCAACTTGAACTGGAACTTAAGATTTTTTTCCATATGCTCCATTGAGCTACTTCCCCCTTTTCAGTTTATTCTTACAAAAATCAGATACCACTTTCCTACAATTTATGTGGATTAGCTCTCAAATTGGATTTAATTCTTGGCTTGTTGATTTGCAGGGGCAGCACATATCCCTAACGCAGCAAATCGAGCAATTCTCAGAAATGGTGCAAGACATGTCACTGTATTTCGGCGAAGAGCAATCAAGACAGAGAATATCCAAGTCTATAATCTACGTCTCCGTTGGCAGCAACGATTACATTCACTTCTACCTGCGAAATGTCTCGGGAATTCGATCCCTGCACCCCCCTTGGAAGTTCAACAAGCTGCTCGTTCAAGGCATCAGAAATGAATTGATGGTAAATTACAAAAGTCAGATTAAAAAACCCCTGTAATCTATTTGAATTCTTTGTTTTATGTATTCATGGTTTATTTATGGTATGTCTTAGCATTTGTACAATGCGAATGCGAGGAAAATGGTGTGCATAGGAATGGGGCCTCTGGGCTGTGCTCCGCACTTCTTATGGGAAACAAACAGTCCCAATGGCGAATGCGTAGAGGACATAAACAACATGATTATAGAGTATAACTATGCCTTGAAATACATGGTGGAAGGCCTCAACTCCAAACTTCCTGGTGCAAATATAGTCTTCTCTGACATATATGAGGGACTGATGGACATCCTTAAAAAGCCCAAACATTATGGTAACTTATTTTTTGCTTTCTCTACCCAACAGTATTGTTTAAAACTTACTTGAATGAATGCAAATCCCAAAACTCAGAAAATGTTAGATTGCTTTCACAGTTGAATCCACAAGTAATCCTATCAACAATGTAAAACTTGTCAGATTTCTACAATCCATTTGAATTCCGTTAGTATctttttgatttgattgtgtttAATTTTAACATCGATGTTTCGGATCACTCTCTCTTACCTTCTGATATGAGGATATGAGAGAGTGTTATCCTAAATATTGATGCTAAAAATAGACACACAGTCAAATCCAGAAGCTACTAAAGGAATGTATAAACTGACATAATTTTAAAACTATAATCTATAAAACAATGCActtctaaattattattttttaagacTGGTCCGCAATCAAAATCCAGCAAATTTATGGTCTTTTCATTGAAAAAACCCCAATGATATTTAAGCTGGTCGCATTTGATCTGGGCAGATTTTTATATTGTGATAATGATGTGGTGGTTCAGGGTTCCAGTCTGTGAGTAACGCATGCTGTGGGTTGGGGAAATTTGGAGGAGGGATCCTCTGTGCATTTTCCAATGTGGCGTGCAACAATGCAACCGGCTATGTGTGGTGGGACCAGTATCACACCACTGATACAGTTAATTCAATCATGGCGGACAATCAGTGGAATGGCAAATATAAGAACATTACCCATCCTATGAATCTCTATGACCTGGTAATGGCCGATTCTTGATTTGCCTTCTTTCTCTTTCCATGGAgattctttttccttattcatttctCCAGACAGCACAACATCTGGATGTCAATTGATAAAATATGCAGAATATGTACAGTTCATTTTACAATAACCTTATGTTTTATCACTGTGGGGTTAAACCATTATAAGATCAAAGGTAGTTCAGAGGACAATTCACCAAAAAATTATGATGTTGATCTTCTTTTATGAGGCTTGATGGCAAGTTCTCTGGTTTTCTCAACATCTTAGATAGTTTATGGGTATCTTTTTGCAATGCTGATATTGTGCTTTGAATTTTGATAggtgtttttgtattttttcaatcaTCTCTGTAAGAAGCAACATAATTGTCTCAGATGCCCTTGTATATGAAAGATGGCCTCTTGAATTGAGCTATCAGAATATTCATGTTCTAAATGATATTTATTTCTATATAATCAATATTTTtaataatcacatataatattaaattcattaattttttaaaataatttataaatcttTTCTTGCATAACCCTTAAAATTTATTCATAACAATTGTCCTAGTATACAAGTTGAATTATAAAAAATATGAGAATGTTGAAGATGTGTGATGCCATTGTTTGTTGACGGACAAGGAATTACTGTTGGGAGAGATATTT
This window harbors:
- the LOC131061103 gene encoding GDSL esterase/lipase 7; amino-acid sequence: MRILSWQHAPNAIHPKPIKLQDIQSEFPPDQEKNLKNSPSKFLMAIFGVVYIFQRGLSFITTLEAMMPGATILLAFAIVIYILLLPTSWGQTSSPLQPIPTDSTALFCAQSPCSPNENEGHDLSNCQQWKENVEQLDEKQDPHLLERISSLNHEFPVSMADAPNKSNADIPGAGETDSSSLVPAFYIFGDSTVDSGNNNYLGTFARADVPPYGRDFDTHMPTGRFSNGRLTVDYLALFMGLPFVPTYLGLGGMVENMMQGVNFASAGAGVLYSSGADLGQHISLTQQIEQFSEMVQDMSLYFGEEQSRQRISKSIIYVSVGSNDYIHFYLRNVSGIRSLHPPWKFNKLLVQGIRNELMHLYNANARKMVCIGMGPLGCAPHFLWETNSPNGECVEDINNMIIEYNYALKYMVEGLNSKLPGANIVFSDIYEGLMDILKKPKHYGFQSVSNACCGLGKFGGGILCAFSNVACNNATGYVWWDQYHTTDTVNSIMADNQWNGKYKNITHPMNLYDLVMADS